One genomic segment of Pseudomonas sp. RU47 includes these proteins:
- a CDS encoding fatty acid cis/trans isomerase, which yields MSYRVISMVLLFLSWGAVAQEPTISYSRDIQPIFTEKCVACHACYDSACQLNLGSGEGAARGASKMPVYDGERTQAAPTTRLFYDAFGKRAWQQKDFYSVLDAQGSQAALMARMLELGHKTPLTPNAKLPEEIVLGLNRENMCSLPAEFEGYAGAHPKEGMPLAVTGLTDQQYQTLQRWLASGAPIDEQGLAPSAKEALQIVQWENLLNMPGARQSLVGRWLYEHWYLAHIYFKDGEPGHYFQWVRSRTPSGQPIDLIATRRPNDDPGTQVYYRLWPVQGVIVHKTHITYPLSAAKMARVKSLFYSGNWQVNALPGYGPQSRANPFATFEAIPAQARYQFMLDNAEYFVRTFIRGPVCRGQIATDVIRDNFWALFQAPEHDLYITDPNYRGQATPLLAMPGQNDDVGSVLSLWHNYRNKRNEYEALRRDSYADVPAPSWSTLWAGNDNALLSIFRHFDSASVTKGLIGEVPQTMWLFDYPLLERTYYQLAVNFDVFGNVSHQAQTRLYFDLIRNGAEQNFLRLMPADSREDYLDDWYQSSGQFKMWLDYEAIDDDKPTALKLDEKDPKYDFAMQLLARYGDLNARPDPINRCDGAYCSRPNIDPGLQNAEQALSRLTSRPAAGLKVIEQLPEATMLRIETASGKREVYSLLRNRAHSNVAFLLGESLRYQPGLDTLTIYPGVLSSYPNFIFNVPADQVPAFVDAMENAKDANRFEKIVERWGIRRSHPQFWFYFHDLSQYIHETEPVEEGVLDMNRYENL from the coding sequence ATGTCGTACCGCGTCATCAGCATGGTTTTGCTGTTCTTAAGCTGGGGCGCCGTTGCGCAAGAGCCCACGATCTCATACAGCCGTGATATCCAACCGATCTTCACCGAGAAGTGCGTGGCCTGCCATGCCTGCTACGACTCGGCCTGCCAGTTGAACCTGGGCAGTGGCGAGGGCGCGGCCCGTGGCGCGAGCAAGATGCCGGTCTACGACGGCGAGCGTACACAAGCGGCACCGACCACTCGGCTGTTCTACGACGCCTTCGGCAAACGTGCCTGGCAGCAGAAAGACTTCTATTCGGTGCTCGACGCGCAGGGCAGTCAGGCGGCGCTTATGGCGCGCATGCTCGAGCTGGGGCATAAAACGCCATTGACGCCGAACGCCAAACTCCCGGAAGAGATTGTGCTGGGCCTGAACCGCGAGAACATGTGCTCGCTGCCCGCCGAGTTTGAAGGCTACGCCGGTGCCCATCCGAAAGAGGGCATGCCACTGGCGGTGACCGGGCTGACCGATCAGCAATATCAGACGCTGCAGCGCTGGCTGGCCTCGGGTGCGCCGATTGACGAACAAGGCCTGGCGCCGAGCGCGAAAGAGGCGCTGCAGATCGTCCAGTGGGAAAATCTGCTGAACATGCCTGGCGCGCGGCAAAGTCTGGTCGGCCGCTGGTTGTACGAGCACTGGTACCTCGCGCACATCTACTTCAAGGACGGCGAGCCAGGGCATTATTTCCAGTGGGTGCGATCACGTACACCAAGCGGTCAGCCGATCGACCTGATCGCCACCCGTCGTCCCAACGACGATCCGGGCACTCAGGTGTATTACCGCTTGTGGCCGGTGCAGGGCGTGATTGTGCATAAAACCCACATCACCTATCCACTGAGCGCGGCGAAGATGGCGCGGGTGAAAAGCCTGTTCTACAGCGGCAACTGGCAGGTCAATGCGTTGCCCGGTTACGGCCCGCAGAGCCGTGCCAATCCATTCGCGACGTTCGAAGCGATTCCGGCGCAGGCGCGTTATCAGTTCATGCTCGACAACGCCGAATACTTCGTCCGCACGTTTATTCGCGGCCCGGTGTGCCGGGGGCAGATTGCGACCGACGTGATCCGCGACAACTTCTGGGCACTGTTCCAGGCACCGGAACACGACCTCTATATCACCGACCCGAATTATCGCGGTCAGGCCACACCGTTGCTGGCCATGCCGGGGCAGAACGACGATGTCGGCAGTGTGTTGAGTCTGTGGCACAACTATCGCAACAAACGTAATGAGTACGAGGCCCTGCGCCGCGACAGCTACGCCGATGTGCCCGCGCCGAGCTGGTCGACGTTGTGGGCCGGCAACGACAACGCTCTGCTGAGCATTTTCCGCCACTTCGACAGCGCCTCGGTGACCAAAGGCTTGATCGGTGAAGTGCCGCAAACCATGTGGCTGTTCGACTATCCGCTGCTGGAACGCACCTATTACCAGTTGGCGGTCAACTTCGACGTGTTCGGCAACGTCTCCCATCAGGCGCAAACCCGCCTGTATTTCGATCTGATCCGCAATGGCGCCGAGCAGAACTTCCTGCGCCTGATGCCCGCCGATTCCCGCGAGGATTACCTCGACGATTGGTATCAGAGCAGCGGCCAGTTCAAGATGTGGCTCGATTACGAAGCGATTGACGACGATAAGCCGACCGCGCTGAAACTCGACGAAAAAGACCCGAAATACGACTTCGCCATGCAATTGCTGGCGCGTTACGGCGATCTCAATGCGCGGCCGGACCCGATCAATCGCTGCGACGGTGCTTACTGCTCGCGGCCGAATATCGACCCGGGGCTGCAAAATGCCGAACAGGCCTTGAGTCGCCTGACCTCACGTCCGGCGGCCGGTTTGAAGGTGATCGAGCAGTTGCCGGAAGCGACGATGCTGCGCATTGAAACCGCCAGCGGCAAACGCGAGGTCTACAGCCTGCTGCGCAATCGTGCACACAGCAACGTGGCGTTCCTGCTCGGTGAGTCGCTGCGCTATCAGCCAGGACTGGACACGCTCACGATTTATCCGGGCGTGCTCAGCAGTTATCCGAACTTCATCTTCAACGTCCCGGCCGATCAGGTGCCGGCGTTTGTCGATGCGATGGAAAACGCCAAGGATGCCAATCGTTTCGAGAAAATCGTCGAACGCTGGGGGATCCGCCGCAGTCATCCACAATTCTGGTTCTATTTCCACGATTTGAGTCAGTACATCCACGAAACCGAACCGGTGGAAGAGGGCGTGCTGGACATGAACCGCTACGAGAATCTTTGA
- a CDS encoding acyltransferase family protein, giving the protein MLISVQALRALAAWTVVCHHFMQIFFDFQARGPIGQLFIDKGAVGVDIFFVISGLVIFLSTENKPLPPTRFLLYRLFRIVPAYWLYTLLMALLVVFAQPLLPDQTVDWGHLLLSLLFIPTENPGGYGFYPTLNVGWTLNYEILFYVLFAWALLFRLQVRLLVVAALLFAVSQAWTGFGWISEFYRSDIVYEFLLGIGIGMLYRRGWIGAGLWLPLAAIVVALLAIYHLAPAPRLLNWGVPSAVLVMACISLERYVERSRVLKLLGDCSYSVYLMHVLVLSVGGFIARRYGINPYLMFVVCALAIGVGSWLSYEWVEKRSYRWLKARIDDEPDENLSRQKY; this is encoded by the coding sequence ATGTTGATTTCAGTGCAAGCCCTGCGTGCGCTTGCCGCGTGGACGGTGGTCTGCCATCACTTCATGCAGATCTTCTTCGACTTTCAGGCACGTGGGCCCATCGGGCAGCTGTTCATCGACAAGGGCGCGGTGGGCGTCGATATCTTCTTCGTCATCAGCGGTCTGGTGATTTTCCTCTCGACCGAAAACAAACCGCTGCCGCCGACGCGCTTTCTGCTGTACCGCCTGTTTCGCATCGTCCCGGCGTATTGGCTGTACACGCTGTTGATGGCGCTGCTGGTGGTGTTCGCCCAGCCGTTGCTGCCGGATCAAACGGTGGACTGGGGTCATCTGCTGTTGTCGTTGCTGTTCATTCCTACGGAAAACCCCGGCGGCTACGGCTTCTATCCGACGCTGAATGTCGGCTGGACCCTGAATTACGAAATCCTGTTTTACGTGCTGTTTGCCTGGGCGTTGCTGTTCCGTCTGCAGGTGCGCCTGCTGGTAGTCGCGGCGTTGCTGTTTGCAGTGAGTCAGGCGTGGACCGGGTTTGGCTGGATCAGCGAGTTTTACCGTTCGGACATCGTCTATGAGTTTCTGCTGGGGATCGGAATCGGCATGCTCTATCGCCGGGGCTGGATCGGTGCGGGACTGTGGCTGCCACTGGCGGCCATCGTCGTCGCGTTGCTGGCGATTTATCATTTGGCACCGGCGCCGAGGCTGCTCAATTGGGGTGTGCCGAGTGCGGTGCTGGTGATGGCGTGTATCTCGCTTGAGCGTTATGTCGAGCGCAGTCGTGTGCTCAAGCTGCTCGGCGATTGCTCGTATTCGGTGTACTTGATGCACGTTCTGGTGCTGTCGGTGGGTGGATTTATCGCGCGACGCTACGGCATCAACCCGTATTTGATGTTTGTCGTGTGTGCGCTGGCCATCGGCGTCGGCTCCTGGTTGAGCTACGAATGGGTGGAAAAACGCAGCTATCGCTGGCTCAAGGCGCGAATCGACGACGAGCCCGACGAGAATCTTTCCCGACAAAAATACTAG
- the nfuA gene encoding Fe-S biogenesis protein NfuA has protein sequence MTAITITDAAHDYLADLLSKQNTPGIGIRVFITQPGTQYAETCIAYCKPGEEKPEDTALGLKSFTAYIDHFSEAFLDDAVVDYATDRMGGQLTIKAPNAKVPMVNADSPVNERINYYLQTEINPGLASHGGQVSLIDVVEDGIAVLQFGGGCQGCGQADVTLKEGIERTLLERIPELKGVRDVTDHTQKENAYY, from the coding sequence ATGACCGCTATTACCATTACCGACGCCGCCCACGATTACCTGGCTGATCTGCTCTCCAAGCAGAACACCCCGGGCATCGGCATCCGCGTCTTCATCACCCAGCCTGGCACCCAGTACGCCGAAACGTGCATTGCCTACTGCAAGCCGGGCGAAGAAAAACCTGAAGACACCGCGCTGGGGCTGAAAAGCTTCACCGCTTATATCGATCATTTCAGCGAAGCGTTTCTCGATGACGCCGTCGTCGACTACGCCACCGACCGCATGGGCGGCCAGCTGACCATCAAGGCGCCAAACGCCAAAGTCCCGATGGTCAACGCCGACAGCCCGGTCAACGAGCGCATCAACTACTACCTGCAAACCGAAATCAACCCGGGGCTGGCCAGCCACGGCGGTCAGGTCAGCCTGATCGATGTGGTGGAAGACGGCATTGCCGTGCTGCAGTTCGGTGGTGGTTGCCAGGGCTGCGGTCAGGCCGACGTGACCTTGAAGGAAGGCATCGAGCGCACCTTGCTTGAGCGAATCCCTGAACTGAAGGGCGTTCGCGACGTGACCGACCACACGCAGAAAGAAAACGCCTATTACTAA
- the cobM gene encoding precorrin-4 C(11)-methyltransferase — MTVYFIGAGPGDPELITVKGQRLIRSCPVIIYAGSLVPAAVLDGHQAQTVVNSAELHLEQIIELIKTAHANGDDVARVHSGDPSLYGAIGEQIRYLRELDIPFEIIPGVTATAACAALLGAELTLPDVSQSVILTRYADKTAMPAGEELGSLAQHGATMAIHLGVNHLPKILVELLPHYGADCPIAVIHRATWPDEDWVVGTLADIAGKVEAKGFRRTALILVGRVLGSEVFSESSLYRAGHAHLYRP, encoded by the coding sequence ATGACCGTCTACTTCATCGGTGCCGGCCCCGGCGACCCGGAACTGATCACTGTCAAAGGCCAGCGGCTGATTCGCAGCTGCCCGGTGATCATTTATGCAGGCTCGCTGGTACCGGCGGCGGTGCTGGACGGTCATCAAGCGCAAACCGTGGTCAACAGCGCTGAATTGCATCTGGAACAGATCATCGAATTGATCAAAACCGCGCACGCCAACGGTGATGATGTGGCGCGCGTGCATTCCGGTGATCCGAGCCTGTATGGCGCGATTGGTGAGCAGATTCGCTATCTGCGCGAGCTGGATATTCCGTTCGAGATTATTCCGGGAGTGACGGCAACGGCAGCCTGTGCGGCGTTGCTCGGCGCGGAACTGACGTTGCCGGACGTCTCGCAAAGCGTGATTCTGACCCGCTACGCCGATAAAACCGCGATGCCGGCCGGTGAGGAACTGGGCAGTCTGGCGCAGCATGGCGCGACCATGGCGATTCATCTGGGGGTTAACCATTTGCCGAAGATTCTGGTGGAACTGCTGCCGCATTACGGCGCGGATTGCCCGATTGCGGTGATTCACCGGGCGACGTGGCCGGATGAGGATTGGGTGGTGGGGACGCTGGCGGATATTGCCGGGAAGGTTGAGGCCAAAGGGTTTCGGCGTACGGCGTTGATTCTGGTGGGTCGCGTTTTGGGCAGTGAGGTGTTTAGCGAGTCATCGCTGTATCGCGCCGGGCATGCGCACCTCTATCGCCCCTGA
- a CDS encoding cobalamin biosynthesis protein: MTDDSAAPTFVIGLGCQRGCPASTLRALLDQALQAHRIELQAVKALASIDLKRDEPGLQELAAQLALPLLYFSSAELASYQERLSHRSEIAYERTGCYGVAESAALALAEQLIQAPAKLLISRQKYAQATFALAGAA, encoded by the coding sequence ATGACCGATGACAGCGCAGCGCCGACCTTCGTGATCGGCCTGGGCTGCCAGCGCGGCTGCCCGGCCAGTACGCTGCGCGCGTTACTTGATCAGGCGTTACAGGCTCATCGGATTGAGCTGCAAGCAGTCAAGGCCTTGGCCAGTATCGACCTGAAGCGTGATGAGCCCGGTCTCCAGGAACTCGCCGCACAGCTGGCGCTGCCGTTGCTGTACTTCAGCAGCGCAGAACTGGCCAGTTATCAGGAACGACTCAGCCACCGTTCCGAGATCGCTTACGAACGTACCGGTTGCTATGGCGTCGCCGAAAGCGCCGCGCTGGCCCTTGCCGAACAGCTGATTCAGGCACCGGCAAAACTGCTGATTTCCCGGCAAAAATACGCTCAGGCCACCTTCGCATTGGCCGGCGCAGCATAA
- a CDS encoding CbtA family protein, producing MIKRIAQTAGFTGLLAALLLTLLQSFWVSPLILQAETFEKAEPVAEVHEHAAGTAAHTHDAEAWEPEDGWQRVVSTTGGNLVVAVGFALMLAGLYTLRAPTKTSQGLLWGLAGYATFVLAPTMGLPPELPGTAAADLASRQMWWIGTAASTAVGLSLIAFSRHWLMKILGVAILAVPHVIGAPQPQVHSMLAPEALEAQFKIASQLTNVVFWLALGLISAWLFRRKSDGQYHA from the coding sequence ATGATCAAGCGTATTGCGCAAACCGCAGGTTTCACCGGTCTGCTGGCCGCCCTGCTCCTCACCCTGCTGCAAAGCTTCTGGGTGTCGCCGCTGATCCTTCAGGCGGAAACCTTCGAGAAAGCCGAACCGGTCGCTGAAGTTCACGAACACGCCGCCGGCACCGCTGCGCACACCCACGATGCTGAAGCCTGGGAGCCGGAAGACGGTTGGCAGCGCGTGGTTTCGACCACTGGCGGCAACCTGGTGGTGGCGGTGGGTTTCGCCCTGATGCTCGCGGGCCTGTACACCCTGCGCGCACCGACCAAAACCTCCCAAGGCTTGCTCTGGGGCCTGGCCGGTTACGCGACATTCGTACTGGCACCGACGATGGGCCTGCCACCTGAATTGCCGGGCACTGCCGCTGCTGATCTGGCCTCACGCCAGATGTGGTGGATCGGCACGGCCGCGTCGACCGCTGTCGGCCTGTCGTTGATTGCGTTCAGCCGTCACTGGCTGATGAAAATCCTCGGCGTGGCCATCCTTGCTGTGCCGCACGTAATCGGCGCACCCCAGCCGCAAGTGCATTCGATGCTCGCTCCCGAGGCATTGGAAGCTCAGTTCAAAATCGCTTCGCAGTTGACCAACGTGGTGTTCTGGCTGGCCCTCGGCCTGATCAGCGCCTGGTTGTTCCGCCGCAAAAGCGATGGCCAATACCACGCATGA
- a CDS encoding CbtB domain-containing protein has protein sequence MSIISSTGSNTDKIASTTTLSQRLAAAIFASILGASLVYFAGFSHIEAVHNAAHDTRHSAAFPCH, from the coding sequence ATGTCGATCATCAGCAGCACCGGCAGCAACACGGACAAAATCGCCAGCACCACCACCCTGAGCCAACGCCTGGCCGCCGCGATCTTCGCGTCGATCCTCGGCGCCAGCCTGGTCTACTTTGCCGGTTTCTCGCACATCGAAGCGGTGCACAACGCCGCCCACGATACCCGCCACAGCGCCGCGTTCCCGTGCCACTGA
- the cobW gene encoding cobalamin biosynthesis protein CobW, with the protein MKTLAKLPVTIVTGFLGSGKTTLLRHMLDNAQGRRIAVIVNEFGELGIDGEILKQCTIGCTEEEATGRVYELANGCLCCTVQEEFFPVMRELVARRGDLDHILIETSGLALPKPLVQAFQWPEIRSACTVDAVITVVDSPAVAAGTFAAFPDQVDAQRKLDPNLDHESPLHELFADQLASADLVILNKADQTSPEDLARVRAEVAEELPPAVKIIEASNGRLPLDVLIGLGAGSEEHIDSRHSHHDHHHGEGDDDHDDHDHDAFDSISIELPQADESLLLDALTQLVVKHGILRVKGFAAIPNKPMRLLIQGVGTRFDKHFDRQWGAEEARVTRLVLIGQELDAAQLEAQLRAALSV; encoded by the coding sequence ATGAAAACACTGGCCAAACTCCCCGTCACCATCGTCACCGGCTTCCTCGGCTCGGGCAAAACCACGCTGCTGCGGCACATGCTCGATAACGCCCAAGGCCGTCGCATCGCGGTGATCGTCAATGAGTTCGGCGAGCTGGGCATCGACGGTGAAATCCTCAAGCAATGCACCATCGGCTGCACCGAAGAAGAAGCCACCGGCCGCGTCTACGAACTGGCCAACGGCTGCCTGTGCTGCACCGTTCAGGAAGAATTCTTCCCGGTGATGCGTGAACTGGTCGCGCGTCGCGGTGACCTCGATCACATTCTCATCGAAACCTCGGGCCTGGCCCTGCCGAAGCCACTGGTGCAAGCGTTCCAGTGGCCGGAAATCCGCAGCGCCTGCACCGTTGACGCGGTGATCACCGTGGTCGACAGCCCGGCCGTAGCCGCTGGCACCTTCGCCGCGTTCCCGGATCAAGTCGATGCGCAGCGCAAACTCGACCCGAACCTCGATCACGAATCGCCGCTGCACGAACTGTTCGCCGACCAACTGGCCAGCGCCGACCTCGTCATCCTCAACAAGGCCGATCAGACCAGCCCGGAAGACCTCGCTCGCGTTCGCGCAGAAGTCGCCGAAGAATTGCCGCCCGCCGTCAAAATCATCGAAGCCAGCAACGGTCGTCTGCCGCTGGACGTGCTGATCGGCCTCGGCGCCGGTTCCGAAGAACACATCGACAGCCGCCACAGCCACCATGATCACCACCACGGTGAAGGCGATGACGACCACGATGACCACGATCACGACGCCTTCGATTCGATCTCCATCGAACTTCCGCAAGCTGATGAAAGCCTGCTGCTCGACGCCTTGACGCAACTGGTGGTCAAGCACGGCATCTTGCGCGTGAAGGGCTTTGCGGCCATTCCGAACAAGCCAATGCGTTTGCTGATCCAGGGCGTGGGCACGCGTTTCGACAAGCATTTCGACCGTCAGTGGGGTGCCGAGGAAGCGCGCGTCACGCGTCTGGTGCTGATCGGCCAGGAACTCGACGCCGCCCAACTCGAAGCGCAACTGCGCGCTGCGCTCAGCGTTTAA